A window of Paremcibacter congregatus contains these coding sequences:
- a CDS encoding sodium:solute symporter family protein, with product MQLSALDWGIIITVLSTTLLVGFWVSKRASANSASYFLGGRHMPWWLLGTSMVATTFAADTPNLVTNIVRTNGVSGNWVWWSFLITGMLTTFVYAKLWRRLGVTTDVEFYERRYSGKAARFLRGFRALYLGFFFNIMIMANVTLAAIKIGSVMLGLSPAEIVIGAGLLTVIFSAAGGFLGVLITDMLLFVLAMTGSLLAAYFAVNHPAVGGLDNLLSHPNVVGSISILPDLGNPEHYVPLLLIPLVVQWWSAWYPGAEPGGGGYIAQRMLAAKNENHAVASSAFFNFCHYAVRPWPWILVALASLIVYPDLASIETAFPDVDKGLIAHDLAYSGMLTYLPHGILGIVVASLASAYVSTISTSLNWGSSYYVNDFYLRFINPDASGRRQVFMGRVMTVVLMVIAGFMSLVLESALQAFQILLSIGAGTGLLFLLRWFWTRINVWSEVAAMVLSFLISMFFQFGHRLFGAGTGFGDFLISLESWERMVYSVALTTVGWVSVTLMTRNTSAETLATFKEDIKGADGEIRHGIYATLFSTAAIYGAMFAVGNLIYGNIGVAVSLLLVTVVTGYATWHLYRKAGAGAKLTPAKQTS from the coding sequence ATGCAGTTGTCAGCATTGGACTGGGGGATCATCATCACGGTGCTTTCCACCACGTTACTGGTTGGTTTTTGGGTCAGTAAAAGGGCGTCGGCCAACAGCGCATCCTATTTTCTGGGTGGACGACATATGCCTTGGTGGCTGTTGGGGACGTCCATGGTGGCGACGACCTTTGCCGCCGATACACCCAATCTTGTCACCAATATCGTGCGCACCAATGGGGTGTCCGGCAACTGGGTCTGGTGGAGCTTTCTGATCACCGGCATGCTGACCACTTTTGTATATGCCAAATTATGGCGACGGCTTGGCGTCACTACCGATGTTGAATTTTACGAACGGCGATACAGCGGTAAGGCGGCGCGTTTTCTGCGCGGGTTCCGGGCGCTTTATCTCGGGTTCTTTTTCAATATCATGATCATGGCCAATGTGACTCTGGCGGCGATCAAGATCGGCAGTGTCATGCTGGGGTTGAGCCCGGCTGAAATTGTCATCGGCGCAGGTCTGCTGACGGTGATTTTCTCGGCGGCTGGCGGGTTTCTCGGGGTGTTGATCACCGATATGCTGCTGTTCGTCCTGGCGATGACAGGCTCTCTGCTGGCGGCCTATTTCGCGGTCAATCATCCGGCGGTCGGTGGTCTGGACAACCTGTTGAGCCATCCCAACGTGGTGGGCAGCATTTCCATATTGCCGGACCTTGGCAATCCGGAACATTATGTGCCGTTGTTGCTGATCCCGCTGGTGGTTCAGTGGTGGAGCGCCTGGTATCCGGGGGCGGAGCCGGGCGGCGGCGGATATATCGCCCAGCGCATGCTGGCGGCCAAAAATGAAAACCATGCGGTGGCGTCTTCGGCTTTCTTTAATTTCTGTCATTATGCCGTGCGGCCATGGCCGTGGATTCTGGTGGCGCTGGCGTCCCTGATTGTCTATCCGGATCTGGCCAGTATCGAGACGGCCTTCCCCGACGTGGACAAGGGCCTGATCGCCCATGACCTGGCCTATTCCGGGATGCTGACCTATTTGCCTCACGGGATTTTGGGCATCGTGGTGGCGTCGCTGGCCTCGGCCTATGTGTCGACCATTTCCACCAGCCTGAACTGGGGCTCCTCCTATTACGTCAATGACTTCTACCTGCGCTTTATCAATCCGGACGCTTCCGGACGCCGTCAGGTGTTTATGGGGCGGGTGATGACCGTAGTGCTGATGGTGATTGCCGGCTTTATGTCGCTGGTGCTGGAAAGCGCCCTGCAGGCCTTCCAGATTTTGCTGTCGATCGGCGCAGGCACCGGGTTACTTTTCCTGCTGCGCTGGTTCTGGACGCGGATCAATGTCTGGAGCGAGGTGGCCGCCATGGTTCTGTCCTTCCTGATCAGCATGTTTTTCCAGTTCGGCCATCGCCTGTTTGGCGCTGGCACGGGCTTTGGTGATTTCCTGATCTCCCTGGAAAGCTGGGAACGGATGGTTTACAGCGTCGCCCTGACCACTGTCGGCTGGGTCAGCGTTACCCTGATGACCCGCAACACCAGCGCCGAGACACTGGCGACATTCAAGGAAGACATCAAAGGCGCGGACGGCGAAATTCGTCATGGCATTTATGCGACATTGTTTTCCACCGCCGCGATCTACGGGGCCATGTTTGCGGTTGGCAACCTTATTTACGGGAATATAGGCGTGGCGGTATCGCTGCTTCTGGTGACGGTGGTTACCGGCTATGCGACCTGGCACCTTTATCGCAAGGCGGGGGCGGGAGCCAAGTTGACGCCCGCGAAACAAACCTCCTAA
- a CDS encoding S9 family peptidase, producing the protein MFYVRTTLLFVLNIAFILIAILTARATEVPGLNNKNLIKEGMPDTPEAYQETNRGFVYYSSNSFLAWENDRRILINKKKQLHRLKGPLAKTEQLTFFTKKSIGAASPIKYLGDDGFLIKRDSNGDEYNQYYFMDRLTRKSIQLTDPAYRYRSALVTRDGTRLIFSRSLGTSSIKSVSSLSLVKEGAIETKLFETKNTFTPLDSLQDGKTILLRQYVSNSESYLVLLNSETGALDYLTAKNQKWAFKDAVVTKDGKGLYLISNMGSDVANLRYMDLDTRKIYFVAQQIIWPIKNITLSPDGRKLAIVSNQHGLNKLYFLNTRTNKLDHPEGKTVGIISRLTFSPDSKKVAMNVSHPLFPRDIFVYHLKKDKLVKWTESRNKSTRHVKLSMPKLVFYNSFDNLTIPAYIYSPLPENKKYAKSPVIITLHGGPASQHNPSLSTKTQYYANRMGITVIAPNVRGSDGYGNHYVSLDNGYKREDSVKDVGALLDWIKTQPGLDEDRVMVIGGSYGGYMVLASLMHYGDRLKAGIDRVGISQFTTFLKNTADYRVDLRRVEYGDERDPDMRAFHTKISPLNNAHKITKPLFVVQGQNDPRVPASEARQIVDAVRQNGVPVWYLLARNEGHGFKKSKNSRFLNRAVISFIRTYLLDEKVPG; encoded by the coding sequence ATGTTTTATGTGCGAACCACGTTACTGTTTGTCCTCAACATAGCTTTTATACTTATCGCTATACTTACTGCCCGAGCGACCGAAGTTCCCGGGTTAAACAACAAGAATCTGATCAAAGAAGGTATGCCGGATACGCCAGAGGCCTATCAGGAAACCAACCGTGGTTTTGTTTATTATTCAAGTAACTCATTTCTCGCCTGGGAAAATGATCGTCGCATCCTGATCAATAAGAAAAAACAACTTCACCGCCTTAAAGGACCTCTCGCCAAAACCGAGCAGCTTACTTTCTTCACCAAAAAAAGTATTGGCGCGGCCTCCCCGATAAAATATCTCGGAGACGACGGCTTTCTCATCAAACGTGACAGTAATGGTGATGAATATAATCAATATTATTTTATGGATCGTCTGACACGGAAAAGCATCCAACTCACAGACCCCGCCTACCGTTACAGGAGCGCCCTTGTTACACGAGACGGAACGCGTCTCATTTTCTCACGGTCACTGGGCACAAGCAGCATAAAAAGTGTGTCAAGCCTGTCCCTTGTGAAGGAAGGCGCGATTGAGACCAAACTCTTTGAAACAAAAAACACTTTTACACCTCTTGATAGTCTACAGGATGGCAAGACCATTCTGCTTCGCCAATATGTCTCCAATAGTGAAAGTTACCTTGTTCTCCTCAATAGCGAAACAGGGGCTCTTGATTACCTGACTGCTAAAAACCAGAAGTGGGCCTTTAAGGATGCTGTGGTGACGAAGGATGGTAAAGGATTGTATTTAATTTCCAACATGGGCAGTGATGTCGCCAACCTTCGCTATATGGACTTAGACACCCGCAAAATTTATTTTGTCGCTCAACAAATAATATGGCCGATAAAAAATATAACATTGTCGCCAGATGGAAGAAAACTCGCCATTGTTAGCAATCAGCATGGCCTGAACAAACTATACTTTCTGAATACAAGAACCAATAAACTTGATCACCCTGAAGGCAAGACGGTTGGCATCATCTCACGTCTTACATTCAGCCCGGATAGTAAGAAGGTGGCCATGAATGTCAGCCACCCCCTTTTTCCCCGGGATATTTTTGTATACCACCTCAAAAAAGACAAGCTGGTAAAATGGACAGAAAGCCGCAACAAATCAACACGCCATGTCAAACTCTCCATGCCGAAACTTGTCTTTTATAATAGTTTTGATAATCTCACCATTCCTGCATATATCTACAGCCCCCTGCCCGAAAATAAAAAATACGCCAAAAGTCCGGTGATCATCACGCTGCACGGTGGGCCAGCCAGTCAACATAACCCTAGCCTGTCAACGAAAACCCAATATTATGCCAACCGCATGGGCATCACCGTCATCGCACCGAATGTCAGAGGATCAGATGGCTATGGCAATCATTATGTCAGCCTCGATAACGGGTATAAACGGGAAGACAGCGTCAAGGATGTCGGAGCGCTCCTCGACTGGATCAAGACACAGCCGGGTCTTGATGAAGATCGCGTCATGGTCATCGGCGGCTCTTACGGCGGCTATATGGTGCTGGCGTCCCTGATGCATTACGGCGATCGTCTGAAAGCCGGAATTGACCGGGTCGGCATCAGTCAATTCACGACCTTTCTGAAAAATACCGCCGATTATCGCGTTGATCTGCGCCGGGTGGAATACGGGGATGAACGGGATCCCGACATGCGGGCTTTCCATACAAAAATCTCCCCCCTTAACAACGCCCATAAAATCACCAAGCCGCTGTTCGTGGTTCAGGGGCAGAATGACCCCCGCGTCCCCGCCTCGGAAGCCCGCCAGATCGTCGACGCGGTACGACAGAACGGCGTCCCCGTCTGGTATCTTCTGGCCAGGAATGAAGGCCACGGTTTCAAGAAAAGCAAGAACAGTCGCTTTTTGAACCGGGCCGTCATCAGCTTTATCCGCACCTATCTTCTCGACGAAAAAGTGCCTGGATAA
- a CDS encoding TonB-dependent receptor domain-containing protein: MKNKFRGTSSCLALMIALSGSTVFAQDAAQTNGSAADAPKLELDEVVVTGSRIKRSNLSSPSPVTIMDRSELNITGVEDVGDLLAELPSVDTSYNASTSYGYINISGLSQYNLRSLGSTRTLVLVDGRRMVGARHGGTAIDTNAIATDMIERVETMTGGASAIYGSDAIAGVVNIITRENFEGFKVRGEYGFTEDGGRERYRASGIAGGNFADGRGNAVIALEYVKKTPVYSRQREWAGDCNYNETTSQETVDTRALGGYTRLRCTDVSTYIDGIRLNGGRQWYDRDGGFHTEADTGIRLTTGGSYTPGSGNGGGISQWYDRYTQLQQYGFDFVKEAYQIYAPSERFMISTKGRYEINESIEAYMYGSWASADLRNQTSPDTLSDSDVDNYFRYGLSEDGEKQRVEGIFHDNPFVTDEMLLADGQDLADIDPTDYFNFRKRFTQVGPRSTDNLRDTTRIVVGARGTIFKDWDYDIGYTWGRTLQTQVEKNQIHFRNVAAALDLEEVPVSDANPTGFQCADPEARSHGCVPVDLISKNGLTTEMLQWITGTEHFRSINLQQTIAGHITGNPIELPAGELGIAVGFEHRRESNEVFTDTLTQNGLDGFSAVPNNGGAYNATDFYGEIFVPLLRDAPMARSLDASAAVRVANYSHQNIGSVTNYNFSLDWAPIEDIRFRGVFARATRAPDIRDSFSSARGTSFSFSQDPCDGLRADGSGVQDRFSAGCLADANVVANIPGGGAFEGLDDERDRASNRGNPGIQPETADTYTLGAVITPTALPNFSMTIDYYNIKVDGAITTPARQDILDWCYSGTDTKWCDEITRQDAGQIFTINSYPINAETFKVSGIDAEVKYRLDLDDQFDVPGVVNFKLLWTRQLTNYRNYSQTDDAGNVSIIKDDYIGEVDVPKNRARFSVNYANGPYYVSWRTTYRGSVITDDNFADAFEASGDTEGAAKYLKIGDRFYHNLYLRYSFGDDEQYQVYANVDNVFNSKPPFIPEGVGGSSRTQSYTGYYDGLGRNFKIGMKISY, from the coding sequence ATGAAAAATAAATTCCGAGGAACCTCCTCATGCCTGGCGCTGATGATCGCCTTGTCAGGCAGCACTGTATTCGCGCAAGACGCCGCGCAGACCAACGGCAGTGCCGCTGATGCACCAAAACTTGAACTTGATGAAGTGGTGGTCACCGGCTCGCGCATCAAACGCAGCAACCTGTCCAGTCCATCACCTGTAACCATTATGGACCGCTCAGAACTCAACATCACCGGCGTGGAAGATGTGGGTGATTTGTTGGCGGAACTGCCATCCGTTGATACCAGTTACAACGCCTCTACATCATACGGCTATATCAATATCTCAGGGCTTAGCCAATATAATCTCCGCTCTCTCGGGTCCACCAGAACCCTTGTGCTGGTGGATGGTCGGCGCATGGTCGGCGCTCGTCATGGCGGTACCGCCATCGACACCAACGCCATTGCCACAGATATGATCGAGCGTGTCGAGACCATGACAGGTGGCGCCTCTGCCATTTATGGTTCCGATGCGATTGCCGGGGTTGTGAACATCATCACCCGTGAAAATTTTGAAGGCTTCAAGGTTCGTGGTGAATATGGCTTCACCGAAGACGGCGGGCGGGAAAGATATCGCGCATCCGGTATTGCCGGCGGCAATTTCGCCGATGGTCGCGGTAACGCTGTGATCGCTCTTGAATATGTCAAGAAAACCCCTGTATATTCACGTCAACGCGAATGGGCCGGAGATTGCAACTATAATGAAACCACTTCCCAAGAAACCGTCGACACGCGTGCACTTGGTGGATATACCCGTCTGCGCTGTACTGACGTCAGCACCTATATTGACGGCATCCGCCTTAATGGTGGTCGTCAATGGTATGATCGCGACGGCGGTTTCCATACAGAAGCCGACACAGGTATCCGCCTGACAACAGGCGGAAGCTACACACCTGGTTCTGGAAATGGCGGCGGTATTTCACAATGGTATGATCGCTATACACAGTTGCAGCAATATGGATTCGATTTCGTTAAGGAAGCCTACCAGATCTACGCACCTTCTGAACGTTTCATGATTTCCACCAAAGGACGTTATGAAATTAACGAAAGTATAGAAGCCTATATGTACGGCTCTTGGGCTTCAGCAGACCTGCGCAATCAGACATCACCAGACACTTTGTCAGATAGCGATGTAGACAATTATTTCCGCTACGGCCTTTCTGAAGATGGTGAGAAGCAGCGTGTAGAAGGTATTTTCCACGACAATCCATTTGTAACGGATGAAATGCTTCTGGCGGACGGTCAGGATCTAGCGGATATTGATCCGACTGACTACTTCAATTTCCGCAAACGCTTTACCCAAGTCGGACCGCGCTCTACGGATAACCTGCGTGACACAACCCGCATCGTGGTCGGTGCCCGCGGTACCATCTTTAAGGACTGGGATTATGATATCGGCTACACTTGGGGTAGAACTTTACAAACCCAGGTCGAAAAAAATCAGATCCACTTCCGGAATGTTGCCGCAGCTCTTGATCTGGAAGAAGTTCCTGTCAGTGATGCCAACCCAACCGGCTTCCAATGCGCGGACCCCGAAGCCCGTTCACACGGTTGTGTGCCTGTAGATCTGATCAGCAAAAACGGTTTAACAACCGAAATGCTGCAGTGGATCACTGGCACCGAACATTTCCGCAGCATCAACTTGCAACAAACCATTGCCGGCCATATCACAGGCAATCCTATTGAGCTTCCTGCGGGCGAGCTTGGTATTGCGGTCGGATTTGAACATCGCCGTGAATCCAATGAGGTCTTCACTGATACACTGACCCAGAATGGTCTAGACGGATTCTCCGCCGTGCCGAACAATGGTGGTGCCTACAATGCGACCGATTTCTATGGTGAAATCTTTGTCCCACTGCTGAGAGATGCTCCAATGGCGCGGTCCCTGGATGCTTCTGCTGCTGTTCGGGTTGCCAATTACAGTCATCAGAATATCGGTAGTGTAACCAACTATAACTTCTCATTGGACTGGGCGCCAATCGAAGATATTAGGTTCCGTGGTGTGTTCGCTCGCGCCACCCGGGCACCAGATATCCGCGACTCCTTCTCTTCTGCACGCGGAACAAGCTTCAGCTTCTCCCAAGATCCTTGTGATGGTTTGCGCGCCGATGGTTCCGGTGTACAAGACCGTTTCAGCGCCGGTTGTTTGGCCGACGCCAATGTCGTCGCCAACATTCCAGGTGGCGGAGCCTTTGAAGGGCTTGACGATGAACGCGATCGTGCGTCCAACCGCGGCAACCCCGGCATCCAGCCGGAAACTGCAGATACCTACACATTGGGTGCTGTAATCACACCGACTGCTTTACCGAATTTCTCCATGACCATTGATTATTATAACATCAAGGTTGATGGGGCGATTACGACACCGGCCCGTCAGGATATCCTGGATTGGTGCTATAGCGGAACAGATACAAAATGGTGCGACGAAATCACCCGCCAGGATGCCGGACAGATCTTCACGATTAACAGCTACCCCATTAATGCCGAAACCTTCAAGGTTTCAGGTATTGACGCGGAAGTTAAATATCGTCTCGACCTGGACGACCAGTTCGATGTTCCCGGTGTTGTAAATTTCAAACTTCTGTGGACACGTCAGTTGACCAACTACAGAAACTATTCACAGACCGATGACGCCGGCAATGTCAGCATCATCAAGGATGATTATATTGGTGAGGTTGATGTACCGAAAAACCGGGCCCGCTTTAGTGTTAATTATGCCAATGGACCATACTATGTCTCCTGGCGTACGACTTATCGCGGATCAGTAATCACCGATGATAATTTCGCTGATGCTTTTGAGGCTTCCGGAGATACAGAAGGTGCTGCAAAATATCTTAAGATTGGGGACCGCTTCTACCACAATCTTTATCTGCGCTACTCATTTGGAGACGATGAACAATATCAAGTTTACGCAAATGTCGATAATGTTTTCAACAGCAAGCCTCCTTTCATTCCGGAAGGTGTCGGGGGCTCCTCCAGAACCCAGAGTTATACAGGTTATTATGATGGCCTGGGCCGGAACTTCAAGATTGGTATGAAAATCTCATACTAA
- a CDS encoding TonB-dependent receptor produces the protein MSISKVLLVSLASTLFVHQAQADQKRFIFDIRNQSLSQALLRLAQMTGIQLLYISDIAQNVRAPSLIGIYSAEEALPILLQDSNLEAIFINENTIIVKGPTPQDDAQIAALGLSDNFGDHDVDVIQDYQEITGADRYKFMEEIITTGQLVKYPDFHSSSPTIALHYQNFSSNGDLTNDEILNVLPQIIPHATPNTNNSGTNDGSSTVNLRHLGISRTLVLLNGRRLPGANMSGYADISMIPSSLIDRIDIVTGGASAIYGSGAIAGVVNFIHDNHAKGLNVRAQAGISELGDAEQFSLSTAYGQSFANDNGHFSLFAEYNKRGSYTEGDRDISKNSTHVSNGKIVETGANTVPGGRYTYSGTSKDVSPDAISPDLLPWFQENFPVKDNGDIIVNRLIRFTPDGKPLPFIFEDHNIILSDYIYLQNPYQRASFFGFADYQIAEDLTFFSEVSYTYSYHDRLLAPYSLSNLYISESHPNISPEFAEVVRLLEGEDPDNRIRVRTRIPEGGSRRYTQNRHYGRLVSGLKGQLSAAWDFEGYINYGLLRRQRIHRNGYSRINLQNALGCPISSSDTNLYPDDCPEELLFPDGVRINPFGAGNISDEEIKYLQGTPLISHVKTDQLSAAFHLTGTVNHFLAATPILIATGLEYRYEKASRDVDPRLGTGEMIGFNEEIGYTGSFNVQEAFAEVGIPLLANRPFFHKLDFTGGVRLSHYSTAGNVLAWRVGLNWKIIEGLRLRGEFQRAVRAPSIHELYRKSAEGFPDFIDPCAGAIGEVEIFCHDLGVADVSQLRTGQHQVSSFSSGNIELQEEVSNTYTAGIMWNPSVIPNLILSADYYDISLDNSISPPSPTDVANLCIASRDVTSLHCQSVTRDSRGRVTRIDRQYDNLLINRRTGIDLEINFGFKLEEIGFKPNSGSIDMRLMGGWILSSEDQASQNAPLIDCAGYVDDALCGRAIPEFKSIFWLTYKQKNLQTTLRWRWLSRLTDGILLHDPTAQPVIPHVAPYHYFDLLGNYKVSHNLEVYGGIRNLTDKQPPLIESEVGAGTDPATYDTRGRFFFLGINKSF, from the coding sequence TTGTCTATTTCTAAAGTGTTACTGGTCTCTCTGGCCAGTACGCTTTTTGTGCATCAGGCACAAGCCGATCAAAAACGTTTTATCTTTGATATAAGGAACCAGTCCTTAAGTCAGGCTTTGCTTCGGCTTGCGCAGATGACAGGGATTCAGTTGCTTTATATCTCTGACATTGCCCAAAATGTCAGGGCCCCCTCCCTTATCGGCATTTATTCCGCCGAGGAGGCTTTGCCAATTCTGCTGCAGGACTCAAACCTGGAAGCAATTTTCATTAACGAGAACACTATTATTGTCAAAGGACCAACGCCCCAGGATGACGCGCAAATTGCCGCGCTTGGCCTTTCGGACAATTTCGGCGACCATGACGTCGACGTCATACAGGACTATCAAGAAATCACCGGAGCGGACCGCTATAAATTCATGGAAGAAATCATCACAACCGGACAGTTGGTCAAATATCCTGATTTTCATTCCTCCAGCCCGACCATCGCCCTGCATTATCAGAATTTCTCCAGTAACGGCGACCTGACCAATGATGAAATTCTCAATGTCCTGCCCCAGATCATTCCCCATGCAACACCCAATACAAACAACAGCGGCACAAACGACGGCTCATCCACCGTAAACCTGCGCCACCTCGGTATCAGCCGCACCCTGGTTCTCCTGAACGGGCGCCGCCTGCCCGGAGCCAACATGAGCGGCTATGCAGATATCAGTATGATTCCTTCTTCCCTGATCGACCGCATAGATATTGTCACAGGGGGCGCTTCTGCCATATATGGCTCGGGCGCTATCGCCGGCGTAGTCAACTTCATCCATGACAATCACGCCAAGGGTCTTAACGTGAGGGCACAAGCTGGCATTTCTGAGCTGGGGGATGCCGAACAATTCAGCCTGAGTACGGCCTATGGCCAAAGTTTCGCCAATGACAACGGCCATTTTTCTCTGTTTGCAGAATATAACAAGCGGGGCAGCTACACCGAAGGCGATCGCGATATATCGAAAAATAGCACACATGTTTCTAACGGCAAGATTGTCGAGACCGGCGCCAATACAGTACCCGGCGGACGATATACCTACAGCGGCACGAGTAAAGACGTCTCTCCTGATGCAATATCACCTGATCTCCTGCCTTGGTTCCAGGAGAATTTCCCCGTCAAGGATAATGGCGATATAATCGTCAACCGCCTGATCCGCTTTACGCCCGACGGCAAGCCCCTGCCCTTCATCTTTGAAGATCATAACATCATCCTGAGTGATTACATATATCTGCAGAACCCCTATCAACGGGCCAGTTTTTTTGGCTTCGCCGACTATCAGATCGCCGAAGACCTGACTTTTTTCTCTGAGGTTTCTTATACTTATAGTTACCATGACAGGCTACTCGCCCCCTACAGTCTCAGTAATCTCTATATCTCCGAAAGTCACCCGAACATCAGCCCCGAGTTTGCTGAGGTGGTTCGCCTGCTGGAAGGTGAAGATCCAGACAACCGCATCAGGGTAAGAACACGAATCCCAGAAGGCGGCAGCAGAAGATACACCCAAAACCGCCATTATGGCCGCCTGGTGTCCGGCCTCAAAGGGCAATTGAGTGCAGCATGGGATTTCGAAGGCTACATCAATTATGGCCTTTTGCGCAGACAGCGCATTCACAGGAATGGCTATTCAAGAATTAACCTCCAAAATGCCCTCGGCTGTCCGATCAGTTCAAGCGACACAAACCTTTATCCTGACGACTGCCCCGAGGAACTGCTTTTCCCGGACGGCGTTCGAATCAATCCGTTTGGAGCAGGTAACATATCAGACGAGGAAATCAAATATCTGCAGGGAACACCCCTGATCAGCCACGTCAAGACCGACCAGCTCAGCGCGGCCTTTCACCTCACAGGTACCGTGAACCATTTTCTCGCCGCTACCCCGATATTGATCGCTACCGGTCTTGAATACCGTTACGAGAAAGCCAGCAGAGACGTTGATCCTCGGCTTGGCACAGGTGAAATGATTGGTTTTAATGAGGAAATCGGGTACACAGGATCTTTCAATGTGCAAGAGGCTTTTGCCGAGGTAGGCATCCCCCTCTTAGCGAACAGACCTTTCTTTCATAAACTAGACTTTACCGGCGGCGTGCGGCTGTCTCACTATTCCACCGCGGGAAATGTCCTTGCCTGGCGGGTCGGCCTGAATTGGAAAATCATAGAAGGTCTGCGTCTACGCGGCGAATTCCAGCGCGCCGTCCGCGCCCCCAGCATCCACGAACTCTATCGGAAATCGGCGGAAGGTTTTCCGGATTTCATCGACCCCTGCGCCGGGGCAATCGGCGAGGTCGAAATTTTCTGCCATGACCTCGGCGTTGCCGACGTCTCACAACTCCGCACAGGCCAACATCAGGTCAGTTCCTTCTCCTCCGGCAACATAGAACTTCAGGAAGAAGTTTCCAACACCTATACGGCCGGGATCATGTGGAATCCGTCAGTGATCCCAAATTTGATCCTGTCGGCGGATTATTACGACATTTCGCTCGACAACAGTATTTCCCCACCCTCACCGACGGATGTCGCCAATCTGTGCATTGCCTCACGAGATGTCACCAGCCTCCACTGCCAATCAGTTACCAGAGATTCGAGAGGCAGGGTCACCCGTATAGATCGTCAGTATGATAACCTGCTGATCAATCGTCGCACCGGAATTGATCTTGAAATTAACTTTGGATTCAAGCTTGAAGAAATTGGCTTCAAACCGAACAGCGGCAGCATAGATATGCGTTTAATGGGCGGCTGGATACTTTCTTCCGAAGACCAGGCGTCACAAAACGCTCCCTTAATTGATTGCGCCGGCTACGTAGATGACGCCCTGTGTGGACGAGCAATCCCAGAATTCAAATCTATCTTCTGGCTGACCTACAAACAGAAAAACCTTCAAACGACTCTGCGTTGGCGTTGGCTTTCAAGACTAACCGATGGCATCTTGTTACATGACCCCACGGCACAGCCGGTCATTCCACATGTTGCGCCCTATCATTATTTCGACCTTCTGGGTAATTACAAAGTTTCGCATAATCTCGAGGTTTATGGTGGTATCCGTAACCTTACTGATAAACAACCGCCTCTTATTGAATCTGAGGTTGGCGCCGGCACCGACCCTGCCACTTATGACACCCGCGGTCGTTTCTTCTTCTTGGGAATTAATAAATCTTTCTAA
- a CDS encoding FecR family protein, whose protein sequence is MTDTEKNINRIIDEAAEWFVLIEARDATDKDKARFAEWLNASPLHAREYAEVSGLWDEAALYGRELDPAPAVVQLYPDRKATPGTPKKPASLWSEWRKLAAALVVGILVTTAAAYLLFPQQGTDITITAPQSFQTAKGESRRFRLEDGSFVQLNTDSRIEVSFTDGFRELTLKQGEAFFEVAPNPLRPFIVAVDTTRVQVVGTQFNVNKRLEKIEVTVLEGKVRVSEQPPQQSEKWIADLTKGEQVVTRPMSLMNNTAMKSLIAKQDHLNLKAILSWRDNKLTFDNRDLRDVVEDFNRYNDLVLVLADPSLNRIKVSGTFNPNDPESFAKSIERIAHIRSQATQDGRIVFYKELE, encoded by the coding sequence ATGACCGATACGGAAAAAAACATAAATCGCATTATCGACGAGGCCGCAGAATGGTTTGTCCTTATCGAGGCCCGTGACGCCACCGATAAAGACAAAGCCCGGTTCGCCGAATGGCTTAATGCGTCGCCGCTGCATGCGCGGGAATATGCCGAAGTGTCCGGCCTGTGGGATGAAGCAGCCCTTTATGGCCGCGAGCTGGACCCTGCTCCGGCCGTCGTTCAGCTGTATCCCGACAGAAAAGCCACCCCGGGAACGCCGAAAAAGCCCGCCTCTTTGTGGTCGGAATGGCGCAAACTGGCTGCCGCGCTTGTGGTAGGCATTCTCGTGACCACGGCCGCTGCCTACCTGCTGTTTCCTCAACAAGGTACAGATATTACCATCACGGCCCCGCAAAGTTTTCAGACCGCAAAGGGTGAAAGCCGGCGGTTTCGCCTGGAAGACGGCTCCTTCGTTCAGCTTAATACAGACAGCCGCATTGAGGTGTCCTTCACCGACGGTTTCCGGGAACTGACCCTGAAACAAGGCGAAGCCTTCTTCGAAGTCGCCCCCAACCCACTGCGGCCGTTTATCGTCGCCGTTGATACAACCCGGGTTCAGGTCGTCGGCACCCAGTTCAATGTCAACAAGCGTCTGGAAAAGATTGAAGTCACCGTTCTGGAAGGTAAAGTGCGGGTTTCTGAACAACCGCCCCAGCAGTCGGAAAAATGGATCGCCGACCTGACAAAGGGGGAACAGGTTGTGACCCGCCCCATGTCCCTGATGAACAATACCGCAATGAAATCCCTGATCGCGAAGCAGGACCATTTGAATTTGAAGGCGATCCTGTCCTGGCGTGATAACAAACTGACGTTTGACAACCGCGACCTTCGGGATGTGGTCGAAGATTTTAACCGCTATAATGATCTGGTGCTGGTTCTGGCCGACCCGTCACTCAACCGGATCAAGGTCAGCGGCACTTTTAACCCCAATGACCCCGAGAGCTTTGCCAAGAGCATTGAGCGCATTGCTCATATACGTTCACAAGCCACACAGGACGGTCGTATTGTTTTTTACAAGGAGCTGGAATAG